From a region of the Methanobacterium formicicum DSM 3637 genome:
- a CDS encoding SRPBCC family protein: MVNINEGAPVLAKAEIEINAYPDKVWSIITDIESWPQWNPDIKEVTLHGDLKPGTHFQWKAGPGKISSVLQNVEPPTLIAWTGKTMGINAIHVWKIETIDGKTIARSEESWDGLLSRAMHGRLQKMLEESLNSGLKYLKIEAEQ; the protein is encoded by the coding sequence ATGGTTAATATCAATGAGGGAGCTCCAGTGTTGGCTAAGGCTGAAATTGAAATTAACGCGTATCCAGATAAAGTGTGGAGTATAATCACTGATATTGAGTCCTGGCCCCAATGGAACCCAGATATAAAAGAGGTTACACTCCACGGCGACCTGAAACCCGGAACCCATTTCCAGTGGAAAGCTGGTCCTGGAAAAATTTCATCGGTACTGCAGAATGTGGAACCACCCACCCTCATAGCCTGGACCGGGAAGACCATGGGTATCAATGCCATCCATGTCTGGAAGATTGAAACTATAGATGGTAAGACCATTGCCAGAAGTGAAGAATCATGGGATGGTCTTTTGAGCCGTGCCATGCATGGAAGGTTGCAGAAAATGCTGGAAGAATCACTCAATTCCGGATTGAAGTATCTTAAAATCGAAGCAGAACAATAA
- a CDS encoding histidine kinase dimerization/phosphoacceptor domain -containing protein, with protein sequence MGDEIFINIFIQSPIATIIYDDNGNLLDVNPASLDMFGLSKLDRTEYMNMFNNPYFTEEDKQKLGAEGRVKFQSIIDFDSEGEDDYYNPDKYGKIYTNWIITALEESGYLVTIQDISDEKKLEKDLERSRDFYLTLFEEFPALIWRAGVDAKCNYFNKRWLQFTGKTMEQELGDGWAEGVHPDDFDHCFEVYSTAFEAREPFEMEYRLLHNTGEYKWILDMAMPFYGLDENFSGYIGSCYDITKQKELVKQIEKSLEEKELLLKEIHHRVKNNLMIISSLLNLQSRYIEDKKYKDIFRESQNRAKSMALIHERLYRSADLKKIDFGDYIQTLANDLFHTYISDPSSIQMVMDIEEVRLDINTAIPLGLIVNELISNSMKHAFPDGMKGKINIDFHLEDDEFILTVRDNGVGFPKDLDYKNTESLGLQIINSLTDQIGGTLEFDGTHGTEFKIIFKEGDYS encoded by the coding sequence TTGGGTGATGAAATATTTATAAACATTTTCATTCAGTCTCCCATTGCCACTATAATCTATGATGATAATGGCAATCTCTTAGATGTTAACCCTGCATCTTTAGACATGTTCGGGTTGTCAAAATTAGATAGAACCGAGTACATGAACATGTTTAACAATCCATATTTTACTGAGGAAGATAAACAGAAATTAGGAGCTGAAGGCCGGGTTAAATTCCAGTCCATCATTGATTTTGATTCTGAGGGGGAAGATGATTACTACAATCCTGATAAATATGGTAAAATTTATACTAACTGGATAATAACTGCTTTAGAAGAATCAGGATATTTAGTAACAATTCAGGATATTAGTGATGAGAAAAAATTGGAAAAAGACCTTGAAAGATCTCGGGATTTTTATTTAACTCTGTTTGAAGAGTTCCCTGCACTTATATGGCGTGCTGGTGTGGATGCAAAGTGTAATTACTTCAATAAAAGATGGCTCCAATTTACCGGAAAAACTATGGAGCAGGAATTAGGTGATGGTTGGGCAGAAGGAGTACATCCTGATGATTTTGACCATTGTTTTGAAGTTTACAGCACAGCCTTTGAGGCCAGAGAACCTTTTGAAATGGAATATCGATTACTTCACAATACTGGGGAATATAAGTGGATTTTAGACATGGCAATGCCCTTTTATGGACTTGATGAGAATTTTTCAGGTTACATAGGTTCATGTTATGATATTACCAAACAAAAGGAACTGGTAAAACAAATTGAAAAGTCATTAGAAGAAAAAGAATTACTTCTAAAGGAGATACACCACCGGGTTAAAAATAATTTAATGATTATATCCAGCCTTTTAAACCTGCAATCCAGATATATTGAAGATAAAAAATACAAAGACATTTTCAGGGAAAGTCAAAATCGTGCCAAGTCCATGGCACTTATCCATGAGCGATTATACAGATCAGCAGACCTTAAAAAGATAGATTTTGGAGATTATATTCAAACATTAGCCAATGACCTTTTCCACACTTATATTTCAGATCCAAGCAGTATCCAGATGGTTATGGATATTGAAGAGGTCCGCCTTGATATTAACACTGCCATCCCTCTAGGGCTTATTGTTAATGAACTTATTTCCAACTCAATGAAGCACGCTTTTCCCGACGGTATGAAAGGAAAAATTAATATTGACTTCCATTTGGAGGATGATGAGTTCATACTCACTGTCCGGGATAATGGTGTAGGATTCCCAAAAGATCTGGACTATAAAAACACAGAATCTCTTGGTTTACAAATTATAAACAGTTTAACTGATCAAATAGGTGGTACTCTTGAGTTCGACGGAACACATGGCACAGAATTTAAAATCATATTTAAAGAAGGAGACTACAGTTAA
- a CDS encoding MarR family winged helix-turn-helix transcriptional regulator, which translates to MEDERLDKMVDNLYLFFPLFRKKVFKHRKRSHEGKMPHSYYHVLKILDKHGNLPMSKIGRNVHISKSNMTSLIDKLVENGLAERLPDQNDRRVINISITPKGKDVLKDWRKNSNNEIKKSLSVLSEEDLETFYVSVENIKDILHKL; encoded by the coding sequence ATGGAAGATGAAAGACTAGATAAAATGGTGGACAATCTGTACCTTTTTTTCCCACTTTTCCGAAAAAAAGTGTTTAAACATAGAAAAAGGTCACACGAAGGGAAAATGCCACATTCATATTATCATGTTTTGAAAATACTGGATAAACATGGCAACCTGCCCATGTCTAAAATAGGGAGAAATGTTCACATATCCAAATCAAATATGACTTCTTTAATTGATAAACTGGTTGAAAATGGATTAGCAGAACGTTTACCTGATCAAAACGATCGAAGAGTGATCAATATTTCAATAACCCCTAAAGGAAAGGATGTTTTAAAAGATTGGCGAAAAAATTCCAATAATGAAATTAAAAAAAGCCTATCAGTCCTATCTGAAGAAGATCTGGAAACATTTTACGTGTCAGTTGAGAATATTAAAGACATCCTCCATAAACTGTGA
- a CDS encoding NAD(P)/FAD-dependent oxidoreductase: MYDVIVIGAGPAGCIAAKKLGESGYKVLLTEKMDLPREKSCSGILIPKSIQTIEKEFGKIPESVFSHPLISKGIIINSTHGKEYRFESEGYNIWRNLFDHWMSLKAEETGCNLQTLTAATGCEEEKDHVRVTLARMPARNHAGFSKNRSPTISYEKAKMVIACDGASSRIRRDILKSPPNHIITYQTFCKGSIDLDYGFFHAFLDPQFSQYDAWFNVKDDYLVMGVGVKDASLMKHYHSKFVSYLKSHYHARIGPFKKEEVGLMPYITPEFQVNLGKGRVLFAGDAAHLLNPMGEGISSALASGYAAAEAINAGCDFENNINPVKVLDSYEIYLKEEIEYMRRQWKFLSSICPDFTSFRDSE; encoded by the coding sequence TTGTACGACGTTATAGTGATCGGAGCAGGACCTGCTGGTTGTATAGCTGCTAAAAAATTAGGAGAATCAGGTTACAAAGTTTTATTAACCGAAAAAATGGATTTACCCCGGGAAAAGTCATGCTCAGGCATTCTCATACCCAAATCAATCCAGACGATTGAAAAAGAGTTTGGGAAAATACCAGAGAGTGTTTTCTCTCATCCTCTGATTAGTAAGGGAATTATAATTAACAGCACCCATGGGAAGGAGTACCGGTTTGAAAGTGAAGGTTACAATATATGGAGGAATTTATTCGACCACTGGATGAGCCTTAAAGCAGAAGAGACCGGTTGCAACCTCCAAACACTGACTGCAGCCACTGGTTGTGAAGAAGAAAAAGACCATGTCAGGGTAACCTTGGCCAGAATGCCTGCCAGAAACCATGCAGGGTTTTCAAAAAATCGGAGCCCTACAATTAGTTATGAGAAGGCCAAAATGGTGATAGCCTGTGATGGTGCATCCAGCAGGATAAGGAGGGATATTTTAAAATCACCCCCAAATCACATAATCACCTATCAAACCTTTTGTAAGGGCAGTATTGACCTTGATTATGGGTTTTTCCATGCTTTTTTAGATCCACAATTTTCTCAGTACGATGCCTGGTTCAATGTGAAGGATGATTACCTAGTTATGGGTGTGGGGGTTAAAGATGCTTCCCTCATGAAACATTACCATTCTAAATTTGTTTCGTATCTAAAATCACATTACCACGCACGGATAGGCCCATTTAAAAAGGAAGAAGTGGGTTTAATGCCATATATCACTCCAGAATTCCAGGTGAACTTGGGCAAGGGCAGGGTGCTTTTTGCAGGGGATGCTGCCCACCTTTTAAATCCCATGGGTGAGGGAATATCCAGTGCCCTGGCCAGTGGTTATGCTGCGGCTGAGGCCATTAATGCTGGATGTGATTTTGAAAACAACATAAATCCTGTGAAAGTGCTGGATAGCTATGAAATTTATCTTAAAGAAGAAATAGAGTACATGAGGAGGCAGTGGAAGTTTCTGAGTAGTATTTGTCCTGATTTCACGTCTTTCCGGGATAGTGAATGA
- a CDS encoding DUF4013 domain-containing protein gives MDLKEIIGNSLKYPLSDFKKFLILGIITLITSISPIIQSVGVTDFMVVWILILIGFVIGFFVDGYFFKILKSSLDDLSKPPVFGNWKIMFTDGLKVYLVSFVYCLPAILIIIYFIQGSFDYIVNYLSMMGMDLNYLLSGLFESKIGVMFLNFMSVLGEFPIMIPEGSTAFIGILYMVAVAPLFFMALVHMANYDGDLKTAFRFNEIINEIGEIGWGKLIIWYFSMVIIFFALLTVLNLVNFIFPANLVSFNVFTALYSFIVAYLVMFFARSSALLYICE, from the coding sequence ATGGATCTAAAGGAAATAATAGGAAATTCTCTAAAATATCCCCTTTCAGATTTTAAAAAATTTTTGATCTTGGGAATTATCACTCTAATCACAAGCATATCTCCCATTATCCAATCAGTCGGTGTAACAGATTTCATGGTAGTGTGGATTTTAATATTAATTGGATTTGTGATTGGATTTTTCGTTGATGGTTATTTCTTTAAAATTTTAAAGTCATCCCTGGATGATCTTTCAAAACCTCCTGTTTTTGGTAATTGGAAAATCATGTTCACAGATGGTTTGAAGGTTTACCTGGTCAGTTTTGTTTACTGTCTCCCTGCAATCTTAATTATAATATATTTTATACAAGGTTCTTTTGACTATATTGTAAATTACCTCTCAATGATGGGTATGGATCTAAACTATTTACTTAGTGGTTTATTCGAGTCTAAAATTGGAGTAATGTTTCTAAATTTCATGTCAGTTTTAGGTGAGTTCCCAATTATGATTCCGGAAGGATCAACTGCTTTTATTGGGATTCTGTATATGGTGGCAGTTGCACCCCTATTTTTCATGGCTCTGGTACATATGGCAAACTACGATGGTGATTTAAAAACAGCATTCCGGTTCAATGAAATAATCAATGAAATTGGTGAGATAGGATGGGGCAAACTCATCATCTGGTATTTTTCAATGGTAATTATCTTTTTTGCCCTACTTACAGTGTTAAACCTGGTTAATTTCATTTTTCCAGCAAATCTGGTTAGTTTTAACGTGTTCACCGCATTATACTCGTTCATTGTTGCTTATTTAGTCATGTTTTTTGCCAGATCATCGGCTTTACTCTACATTTGTGAATAA
- a CDS encoding stage II sporulation protein M — translation MSKQITDNNFWNKYSEVFTGLYNRNKTILTFSVVLFFGFLFLGILIGYFSSDYIGRLLNTYFTLLHESHIQINTLSIFLHNLQAALVAYFGGLIGIIPVGVLSVNGFLYGAFLGYLIHGPIVTSSGVFTPVHFIVYTLPHGILELPGFIIAGAAGLRLTTMVIGVIKSIMRKTPINDHYWKFKDSLVLLAVAIVLIFLAAIIEANITLSLGNYITGFNKTV, via the coding sequence ATGTCTAAACAGATTACAGATAACAATTTTTGGAATAAGTACTCAGAGGTTTTTACAGGTCTTTACAATCGGAACAAGACAATATTAACTTTTTCAGTAGTCCTGTTTTTTGGATTCTTATTTTTAGGTATTTTGATTGGTTACTTTTCATCAGATTATATTGGACGTCTCCTGAACACCTATTTCACTTTACTTCATGAAAGCCATATTCAGATAAATACACTTTCAATATTCCTTCACAATCTTCAAGCTGCACTTGTTGCCTACTTTGGGGGGCTGATTGGAATAATTCCAGTTGGGGTCTTATCAGTTAATGGATTCCTTTATGGGGCATTCCTGGGATATTTAATACATGGTCCTATTGTAACCAGTTCTGGAGTTTTCACTCCGGTACATTTTATTGTTTACACTTTACCTCATGGTATACTGGAACTTCCCGGATTTATTATAGCCGGTGCTGCAGGACTCAGGCTTACAACCATGGTTATAGGTGTGATAAAAAGCATAATGAGAAAAACACCCATAAATGATCATTACTGGAAATTTAAGGATTCCCTGGTGTTACTTGCAGTTGCCATAGTACTAATCTTTCTTGCAGCGATTATTGAAGCTAATATTACTTTATCTCTGGGAAATTACATTACAGGTTTTAATAAAACAGTTTAG
- a CDS encoding winged helix DNA-binding domain-containing protein: MNPSTIAITRLHNQQLINTSFKEPDELISHMGAIQGQDYSGAKWAVGLRLPGVHDSQVEKAFADRTIFRTWLMRGTLHFVTAKDIRWMLELLAPRIITSNMRRYWELELDEKTLKHGNNVLKEALEGGNELNRKELLAILQKRRISTEGQRGAYLLQRASLDGVICQCGVENNNPIYMSMDSVPKTRVKREEALAALTRCYFKSRGPATIRDFMWWSGLLAADAQAGIESVASEFIQERIGDAIYWHSGSKPEMPDMQVAHLLPTYDEYLFAYRDRSASVNLKKTINGLKNRYRPTIALNGQIIGTWKRTFKNRTIIMEYNPFKNLNNEENQALSQAELLYREFMNINN, from the coding sequence ATGAATCCATCTACCATTGCAATAACACGACTTCATAATCAACAGCTTATCAATACCAGTTTCAAAGAGCCGGATGAATTGATCTCTCACATGGGCGCTATCCAGGGACAGGATTACTCTGGTGCTAAGTGGGCTGTGGGCCTCCGCCTGCCAGGAGTTCATGATTCTCAGGTGGAGAAGGCATTTGCTGACAGGACCATCTTCAGAACCTGGCTCATGCGCGGAACCCTGCACTTTGTCACTGCAAAGGATATCCGCTGGATGCTGGAGCTTTTGGCACCCCGTATCATTACCAGCAATATGCGCAGGTACTGGGAGCTTGAATTAGATGAAAAAACCCTAAAACACGGCAATAATGTGTTAAAAGAGGCTCTTGAAGGTGGTAATGAACTTAATCGGAAGGAATTACTGGCTATCCTTCAGAAAAGACGGATATCCACAGAAGGGCAGAGAGGCGCTTACCTGTTGCAGAGGGCTTCTCTTGATGGGGTTATCTGTCAGTGTGGAGTGGAAAATAATAATCCAATCTACATGTCCATGGATTCTGTTCCTAAAACTAGGGTTAAACGTGAAGAAGCCCTGGCAGCACTGACCAGGTGTTACTTTAAAAGCCGTGGTCCGGCTACCATCAGAGATTTCATGTGGTGGTCGGGGCTTTTGGCAGCAGATGCACAGGCAGGTATAGAATCAGTTGCATCAGAGTTCATTCAGGAAAGAATTGGTGATGCGATATACTGGCATTCTGGATCAAAACCTGAAATGCCAGATATGCAGGTTGCTCATCTTTTACCCACTTATGACGAGTACCTATTTGCCTACCGTGATCGGAGTGCTTCTGTGAATCTTAAAAAAACCATAAATGGTTTGAAAAATCGTTACAGGCCAACTATTGCCCTAAATGGTCAGATCATTGGTACCTGGAAACGCACCTTCAAAAATAGGACGATAATAATGGAATACAATCCTTTCAAAAACCTTAATAATGAAGAAAACCAGGCTTTAAGTCAAGCAGAACTTTTATACCGTGAATTTATGAATATAAATAATTGA
- the tuf gene encoding translation elongation factor EF-1 subunit alpha: protein MAKGKEHMNLAFIGHVDHGKSTMVGHLLLQSGAIAEQQLSDGENKFRFVMDKLSEERERGVTIDLAHAKFETPKYEFTIVDCPGHRDFVKNMITGASQADAAVLVVAIDDGVMPQTKEHAFLARTLGINQLIIGINKMDLVDYSEEKFNELKEEVSDLIKTVAYKPKDINFIPLSAFEGDNITKKSDNTPWYKGPSLVEALDEFAAPEKPTKLPLRVPVQDVYSITGVGTVPVGRIETGIMKKGDNVIFEPPGASGEVKSIEMHHEMLDSAEPGDNVGFNVRGVGKNDIRRGDVAGHTSNAPTVAKEFTAQIVVLQHPGVITVGYTPVFHCHTAQVACTFLELQKKLDPATGQVKEENPDFLKTGDAAFVVVKPTKPMVIEKIKDIPHMGRFAIRDMGQTVAAGMCIDLVPAK, encoded by the coding sequence ATGGCTAAAGGAAAAGAACACATGAATTTGGCGTTTATCGGACACGTAGACCACGGTAAATCCACTATGGTGGGTCACTTACTGTTACAGTCCGGAGCTATCGCTGAACAACAGCTATCTGACGGAGAAAACAAGTTCAGATTCGTTATGGACAAACTGTCCGAAGAAAGAGAAAGAGGAGTAACCATTGACCTGGCCCACGCCAAGTTTGAAACTCCCAAGTACGAGTTCACCATTGTGGACTGTCCCGGTCACCGTGACTTCGTTAAAAACATGATCACCGGTGCATCACAGGCAGACGCCGCAGTACTGGTAGTAGCTATTGATGACGGAGTAATGCCCCAGACCAAGGAACACGCATTTCTTGCACGTACCCTGGGTATCAACCAGCTCATCATTGGTATAAACAAGATGGACCTGGTGGACTACAGTGAAGAAAAGTTCAACGAACTCAAAGAAGAAGTCTCAGACCTCATCAAAACTGTGGCCTACAAGCCCAAAGACATCAACTTCATACCATTATCTGCATTCGAAGGGGACAACATAACCAAAAAATCCGACAACACTCCATGGTACAAAGGACCTAGCTTAGTGGAAGCACTGGATGAATTCGCAGCACCAGAAAAACCAACCAAACTACCACTACGAGTACCAGTACAGGATGTATACTCCATCACTGGTGTGGGAACTGTACCTGTGGGCCGAATAGAAACTGGAATCATGAAAAAAGGTGACAACGTCATCTTCGAACCACCAGGAGCAAGCGGAGAAGTAAAATCCATCGAAATGCACCACGAAATGTTAGACTCAGCAGAACCTGGTGACAACGTAGGATTCAACGTACGTGGTGTAGGTAAAAATGATATCCGCCGTGGAGACGTGGCTGGACATACTTCAAACGCACCAACTGTTGCTAAAGAATTCACTGCACAGATCGTGGTACTGCAGCACCCTGGTGTTATCACCGTGGGTTACACTCCTGTATTCCACTGTCACACTGCACAGGTTGCCTGTACCTTCCTGGAACTCCAGAAAAAACTGGACCCTGCAACTGGTCAGGTTAAAGAAGAAAACCCAGACTTCCTGAAAACAGGGGACGCAGCTTTTGTAGTAGTCAAACCTACCAAACCAATGGTTATCGAAAAGATCAAAGACATACCACACATGGGCCGGTTCGCTATACGTGATATGGGTCAGACTGTTGCCGCAGGTATGTGTATCGACCTGGTACCAGCAAAATAG
- a CDS encoding dihydrofolate reductase family protein yields MPNMAYIATSLDGYIARTNGDISWLDEIPNPENSDFGYSEFISNIDAIIMGRHTFEKVLEFDHWPYEQLVFVLSNTLKKVPEYLIDEVEIVSGDLKTILEDLEKRELKNLYVDGGKTIQSFLKEDLIDEMIITTVPILLGDGIPLFGHLERDLKFKCVKVELLGDLVKHYMKG; encoded by the coding sequence ATGCCGAATATGGCGTATATTGCAACCAGTCTTGATGGATATATTGCCAGAACCAATGGGGACATATCCTGGCTTGATGAAATTCCCAATCCAGAAAATAGTGATTTTGGATATTCAGAATTTATCAGTAACATTGATGCCATTATCATGGGCAGGCATACCTTTGAAAAGGTTTTAGAATTTGATCATTGGCCCTATGAACAACTTGTTTTTGTCTTAAGTAATACTCTAAAAAAGGTGCCTGAATATCTGATTGATGAAGTTGAAATTGTCAGTGGAGATTTAAAGACTATTTTAGAAGATCTTGAAAAAAGAGAATTGAAAAATCTGTATGTAGATGGTGGAAAGACCATCCAGTCATTCCTTAAAGAGGATTTAATTGATGAAATGATAATTACTACGGTTCCTATTTTACTGGGGGATGGAATTCCATTATTTGGACATCTAGAACGAGATTTGAAGTTTAAATGTGTGAAAGTTGAATTGCTGGGTGACTTGGTTAAACATTATATGAAAGGATAA
- a CDS encoding uracil-xanthine permease family protein — translation MRYGLDDKPKLSDMIIFGLQWLAVTIPFILIMGKVVGVMDGDYISYIQKLFLVLGFLILLQIFRGHKLPLIMGPAAVILVAILTSSHQGMGAINSSVLIGGLVLAILAASGLFNYLKKLFTPRVIIVILMLISFTLLPTIISLISVSGPVTAIDNFLFSLGFVVVLLAAHALLKGIWKSTLTLSALFIGTLVYYLIFGFTGFTDMNLARVGLPHSLTGSLAVPDVGVLAAFLVSFFALAVNDLASIESVGTILNADEMEKRVKNGITITGLGNVFSGIMGVMGSVNYSISPGLIAATGVASRYTFIPAAIGLIILSLSPMAIGIMSSIPSPVIGVIFLYILTAQIGASLLLVVEKDGIKTVDHGMIIGLPLILGTAIAFLPSEVASQLPAILRPVLGNGFVMGTLFVLFLEHLLYSKGTISRKNNYKKE, via the coding sequence ATGCGATATGGACTTGATGACAAACCTAAACTTTCAGATATGATTATTTTCGGCCTGCAATGGTTGGCAGTAACTATACCGTTCATACTGATCATGGGAAAAGTGGTTGGTGTGATGGATGGGGATTACATCTCCTACATCCAGAAGCTATTCCTGGTTCTGGGATTTTTGATTCTATTGCAGATCTTCAGGGGCCACAAACTCCCCCTGATTATGGGTCCTGCAGCGGTTATTCTGGTTGCAATTTTAACCAGTTCTCATCAGGGCATGGGAGCTATTAATTCTTCAGTACTGATTGGAGGCTTAGTACTGGCCATTTTAGCGGCCAGTGGTCTTTTCAATTATTTGAAAAAACTGTTCACTCCAAGGGTCATTATTGTTATTCTCATGCTCATCTCTTTCACCCTTCTTCCCACCATAATCAGCCTGATAAGTGTCAGTGGCCCAGTAACTGCCATTGATAACTTTCTGTTTTCTCTGGGGTTTGTGGTGGTGCTTTTAGCAGCCCATGCATTATTAAAAGGAATCTGGAAATCAACTTTAACCTTATCTGCCCTTTTCATCGGCACCCTGGTCTATTACCTTATATTTGGTTTTACTGGTTTTACGGACATGAACCTGGCCCGGGTGGGTTTACCTCATTCTTTAACTGGGTCCCTGGCAGTTCCGGATGTAGGAGTTCTTGCTGCATTTCTGGTTAGTTTTTTTGCCCTGGCAGTTAATGATCTGGCTTCCATTGAATCTGTGGGAACCATATTAAATGCGGATGAAATGGAAAAAAGGGTTAAAAATGGTATAACCATCACTGGGTTGGGTAATGTTTTTTCAGGCATTATGGGAGTTATGGGTTCAGTTAACTATTCCATCAGCCCCGGTTTGATAGCTGCCACAGGAGTAGCATCCCGTTACACCTTTATTCCCGCTGCCATTGGCCTGATAATCCTTTCATTATCTCCCATGGCCATAGGCATTATGAGTAGCATTCCTTCCCCAGTTATTGGTGTTATTTTTCTTTATATCCTCACCGCTCAGATTGGGGCTTCCCTACTCCTGGTGGTGGAAAAGGATGGAATTAAAACAGTTGACCATGGAATGATCATTGGGTTACCATTGATTCTGGGTACTGCCATTGCCTTTTTACCCTCAGAAGTTGCATCACAGTTGCCTGCTATTTTAAGGCCAGTTCTGGGCAATGGTTTTGTTATGGGAACCCTTTTTGTACTTTTCCTGGAGCATTTGCTTTATTCTAAAGGTACCATATCAAGAAAAAATAATTATAAAAAAGAGTGA
- the rpsJ gene encoding 30S ribosomal protein S10 yields MNKARIKLTGTDPEKLAYVCDQLKRIAERTGVDLSGPIPLPTKKLVVPTRKSPDGEGKATWEKWELRIHKRLVGIEADERAMRQVMKVNVPDNVSIEIELRS; encoded by the coding sequence ATGAATAAAGCTAGAATTAAACTCACCGGCACCGACCCAGAAAAACTGGCCTACGTATGTGACCAGCTCAAAAGAATCGCTGAAAGGACTGGTGTAGATCTCTCCGGACCAATACCATTACCCACCAAGAAACTAGTGGTGCCCACCCGGAAATCACCGGATGGAGAAGGAAAAGCAACCTGGGAAAAATGGGAACTCCGGATCCACAAACGACTGGTAGGAATCGAAGCCGATGAAAGAGCCATGAGACAGGTAATGAAAGTAAACGTACCTGACAACGTGAGCATTGAAATCGAACTCCGCAGTTAA